A segment of the Candidatus Delongbacteria bacterium genome:
CGCTGGACAATGTGCGCGTGGTGCCCAATCCCTACCTGGCCAGCGCCACCTGGGAAAGCAAGCCCATCAAGGGCAACCGCGGAGCCCGCAAGATTCAGTTCACCCATCTGCCGCCTGCCTCCACGGTCAGGATCTACACCATTCGCGGCGACCTGGTGCAGACACTGCATCACGATTCGCCGGTCTGGGACGGCAGTCTGGACTGGAACCTGAAGAGCAAGGAAGGCCTGGATGTGGCCTACGGTGTGTACATCTACCACGTGGACTGTTCGGCCGGTGAGACGGTGGGCAAGTTCGCGTTGATCAAGTAGGAGCCCCGACGATGAGATACTCCTTTCCTGTCGTGACGGGTGTCATGCTCCCACTGCTGCTGGCGGGACCCGCGCTTGCAGGGATCACGCGCGTGGGCACCACGGCGGCACCCTTTCTGACCATCGGCCTCGGCAGTCGCGCTCTGGGCATGGGCGGAGCCTACACGGGCGTCGCGATGGATGCCAGTTGTCTCTACTGGAACCCCGGTGCGGCCGCGGTACTGGAAAAGTCCGAAGCGCTGCTGGTGCAGACCCAGTATCTGGCCGATACGGATCTGAACTTCTTCGGTCTGGTGACCCCTGCGGGGGAACGCAGCAGCGTGGGTCTCTCGATGACCTATCTGGACTATGGCGAACTGGAAGTGACCACCGTGGAAGAGCCGGAGGGAACGGGCGAATTCTTTCGTTCCTCGGATCTGGCTCTGGGACTGACCTACAGCACGCGCTTCACGGATCGGTTCAGCATTGGCTTCACGGGAAAGTTCGTCCAGCAGAAGATCTGGCACGAAAGCGCCAGCAGTGTCGCGTTTGATGTGGGAACCCGGTTCCGCACCGATTTCCACAACCTGGTGCTGGGCATGGGCATCTACAACGTGGGCATGGACATGGAGATGGGTGGCACCGACCTGCTGCTCGGCCATGACCTGGATCCCAATCAGGGCGGCGACAATCCTGCCGTTCCCGTCAATCTTGATCTTTATGCCTGGCCTTTGCCGATAACCTTCCGGATGGGCGCCTCGATGTATCTGATCGAGAACCCGGAGCATTCCTTGCTGGTGGCCGCCGATGCCTCGCATCCGGTGGACAATTCGGAATCAATCAGCGTGGGAGGCGAGTATGGCTACAAGAACCGCTTCTTCCTGCGTGGGGGCTGGCACAATCTCTTCCTGACCGACCTTGAAGGCGGGCTGACCCTGGGAGGCGGGCTGGAACTGCCTGTTTTCTCGGCGGGTACACTGTGCGTCGACGGCGCCTGGGAAGAGTTCGGACGGCTGGGTGAGGTCGTCAAGTACAGTTTGCGATTCAAATGGTAATGGGTAGTGTGCCCGACCGCATCCAATCCGGATGCGCGGTGCACGGGTGTTGAATGTCCGTCCGAAAGGGCGGCAGAACTGGAGGTTCAAATGAACAAGTGGATCGGTGTTTCCCTGCTGGCTTGTGCGGCCAGCGCCTGGGCGACCCAGACCATCACCTTTCAGGTGAACATGTCTGTGCAGGAGGCTCTGGGCAATTTTGTCCCCGGCTCGGACAACGTGGTCGTGCGCGGCAGTTTCAATGGGTGGGGTGGAACCGACCCCACGCTCAGCCCGATCGGCGACGGTGTGTACTCCGGGACCTACGATCTGGATGACGCCCTGATCGGCGAGACCGTGACGTACAAGTTCGTCAACGCCGCCACGAGCGGTGATGTCTGGGAATCCATCGAAGATCGCAGCTTCGTGGTTGGTGATACGGGTGCCCAGACCGTGGACGGCGGGTACTTCGACAATCTCGACACGGTGCCTGCGCTTCTGGATGCCGAAATCACCTTTTTGGTGAACATGGAAATCATGATCGACAACGGCTCCTTCGTTCCGGCCAGCGATCTGATCGTGATCCGTGGCAACAACGATGGCATCGGCAACTGGGGTGGAGCCGTGGCCCTGAACGAAGTGGGTGGAAACCCCGGTCACTACTTCCTGCAGGTCCAGTTCGACCAGGTCAGTGCCGAAACTCCCGTGGAGTACAAGTTCGTGATCCTGACCGATGGCGACGAGAACCTGGCGCGCTGGGAGTCCGTGGCCAACCGCACGGCCCAGCCCACCGAAGCCTGGCCCGACGAGGATCAGAACGGGTATCACGAATACGTGACCGAAGAAGCCTTCTTCGACAATGTGACCTGGGACGACATCCTCTCGCAGAATGTGGACGTCACCTTCAATGTGGACCTGAACATGGTGGACACCTGGTTCACCGAACACCCGGGTGAGACGAACCAGGGCATCACCGGTTGGGATGCCATCAACTACGTGGCGATCTGCGGCCCCTGGAACAACTGGCCCTGGGATCTGGTGCCCCCACAGTATCAGTTCGCCAATGCCGGCGGCACGCTGTTCAGCGGCACGGTGACCTTCACCTCGGGCTCGGCGCGTTCCATCACCTACAAGTACGGCATCAACGGCAGCGACAACGAGTCCGGCTTCCAGGCCGACTGGGTCACCGTCATTGACGACACCAACCCCACCTTCACCATCAACAACGAGTTCGGCTCGCTGGGTGACCTTTGGGGCACCACCGCGGTGAATCCCGCCAGCCAGCCCCGCACCTTCGAGCTGGGTGAGGCCTATCCCAACCCCTTCAACCCCAGCACGGTCATCGAGTTCTCGCTGGTCCGCCCCGCGGTGGTCGAGCTGACCGTGTTCAACATGATGGGCCAGGCTGTGGCCACGCTGGCTTCCGGCATGCACCAGGCCGGCAATCACACCACCAGTTTCGATGCGGCCGGTCTGTCCAGCGGTGTGTACTTCTACACCCTGAAGGCCAACGGCATGAGCGAAACCCGCAAGGTTCTGCTGGTCAAGTAGTTCCTGCTCACGCGTGATCCACGAACGCCCCCGTGCCTGGCACGGGGGCGTTCTGTTTCTGGGGGGAACCCGGGAAAGGGTGGCCGGACCCTCAGCAGCCGGAGACGCCATTCCATCGGTCGACCGCCGGTGCAATCCGCGGCCGCTTGATTCATCTCAACCCATCTCCGTTCCCATTTGCCAAAATGTTGCATGTCATTCCGCCCCCCCACACCTCGCCACCGGTCCCGCTGGCTCTTGCCCGGACTCCTGTTGCTCTGTCTGCCAGCAGTCCGGGCCGAGACTCCGGATCGGCTGGAAGTCTCCATTGCCAACCGGATCGAGCTGTCCGTGTCTCGCGACAGACAAGGTGAGCTCTTCTGGCACGAGACCCGCAGACAGGACCTGCGCATCCACACCCGTGCCGTGATTCGCGATCTGGCCGAGGCGCGGCGTTTCTACATCTTCGATGACGAGAACGCCCCCTTCGACAAGGTCCGCGGCAATCGCAACGGCCGCTCGCTGGGGGTGCCCGTGCTGAAGATGACCGGGCCGCGCCCGGATGCCTTCATGGGGTCCTGGACCTGGTACGTGCTGGACTGGGAACAGGCGCTGAAGAACTTTCGCCCGGGAGATTTCTTCCGAACGGATACCGAGCGCAGCTGCCGGGATTTCTCCCAGTTTCCCAGCTATCTGGTGGATGGTGCCGATTCGCTGGAGGCCTTCGAGCTGAGACTGACCGTGCCGGAGGACCTGAATGCATCCTTCGAGTGGAACTCGTCCTGGCGGGATGTCCGGACGTCGATCGAGAAGGGGTCCGACGGGGAGCAGATCTTTCGCGTGACACCCATGCGCACGCCCGAACCACTGGCCCTGCACGACGACAATGATCTGGTGGCACGGCTCGTGATTCACCTGAGCCTGGCTGACAGCAGCCTGGTGCCTGAAGGCCCGGTCGGCTTCACGCGCTGGTACGGCAATCTGACAACGCTTGAACCCAGACTGGACCAGCCATTTCCCCCGGATCTGAGCACGGAGCTGGAGTCAGCGGAAACGGACCGCGCCCGGTTGCTCATGATGACTCGCTGGGTCGCGCGCAACATCCGCTATGTATCCGATACGCGCGAGATGCGTGGCCTGGTGTCGGCCAGCCCGGATGAAACGCTGACAAGTCGCTTCGGCGACTGCAAGGCCAAGAGCACGCTGCTGTGTGCCATGTCCGACCGCTACTCGATCCCTCTCCACATGGCCCTGGTGAACACGGACGACCGGCACATGCAAGGCTGTCGGGCAGGCGACTTCAATCACATGATCGTGGCCTGGCACAATGGCGACGACTGGGAGTTCGGCGACCCCACGGACCGGGGGCTGGATTTTGGAGTGCCCAATCCGGATCTGCACGCTCATCCAGTGCTTGTACTTCAGCCCGACAATCCGACAATCGTATACATCGATGCCGAAGCGGAGCTGCCCCAGCTGGAATTGAGTCTGGTCGCCCGACGGGATTCACTGGCCCGGTCCGAAGCCCGCCTGATCCTGCGCGGAAGTCTGGCTTCACGCGGCAGGGAGTATGCCCGGGACCGCAAGGACCTGGACCTGAGCAACTGGCTGGCGACCCTCGTGGGCGGTTACTGTCCCAGCGTGGCTTTGCGTGACATCCGGATCGAGGATGACAGGTCTCCGGACCTGATCTGTGTGGCACGAGCCGACATGGGCAGCATGCTGGTCAAGGGACGCCGGGGAGACTATCTGCCCAGATTTCCGTTGACGGGATTCAGCCTGAAAGCCAAGGACAGAATCGGAGATGGCGAAGCTCTGCATCTGTCGTACCCCCTGCACCTGAAACTGCAGCTTGCACTGGCCGCACCAGGTCTGACGCCAGCCGCGGACAGTCTGGACCTGGGCGATCCGCGGGGAGCCAGCTACACGGCCCGGGTGATCTGCGCCGAGGACACCGCGCGCATGGAATGCTATCTGCGCCTTCGCGCGGGCACCCAGGAAGGCCAGGATCGTGTGTGGGTCGAAGACCTGATCCGGGCCATGAACGACGAACGCAACAATTACTTCCGCCTGAGCTCGCTGGATTCCGACAGCCAGGAATGACCCGGGTCGCACCGGTTGCCATCCCTTGACTCACATCTCCATCCGAACCGAAAGGTATGATTGATGAAACTGCTTCAATCCCTGTGTCTCGCAGTGTGTCTGGCAGGTACGGCAGCCCAGGCCAAACTTCCTGTGCTGCAACCGCTGCCCGACCTTCTGACCATGGACATGCCCGCGGTCAACGCCGATTCACTGGCTCGCGAGTTCCCCGATGCCCCCATGGTGATTCTGGACTGGAGACGCCGGATCGTGAGCAGTTCCAGCCTTGGCATGATGCAGAACCTGAACCAGATGGTGGAACTCGGAGTCGTGCTGGATCCATCCCGAAGCGAGGTCCTGGAGTACACGTTCACCTCGCTGCCAACGGATTTCAGACTGAGGGTGAAGTCGCCCGGTGAAGAGATCCGCGAGTACGGACCGGATCAGTTGCAGCAGGTGGATGAATCCGTCAGTGTCGAGTCCCGGGGGGCGAACGCGGTCGCGGATGCGTTGGCGGCGATTCATCCGGTCTCGATCCTTGTGTCCGGACTGAACCAGATCGCCGACAAGGATCTGGGAACCTGGCGGATCACCGTTCCGGGAGCGGTGCGCGGAACCCTCGTGGAATGCACCTTCGGGTCGTCGCGGACCGCCGACTACTGCGCCTGGGATCCCGCCAGCAAGTTTGGGTACTACGGATTCTCCATGAAACGGGGCCTGCCCGTTCTCGGCGGCAAGGTCGAATACATTCTTCCCCGCAAGAAGGACACGGTCCAACGTTTTCATCCGCAGTGGCTTGAATCCAGTTGCCGTGAGCTGGACAAAGACTTCGAATGCCACACCTGGATCACGGGTTTCGAGCCCGCCATCGTCCAGGAACATGACTCCCCCTCCGGGGAAGAGAACCGGCAGGCGGTGTATCCCGTCGATGGCCGCAGTGGGCCGTCGGTGTGGGGAAGTCGCACGAACATGGTGGACATCTATCTGCGCAAGAACATGACCCGCAAACAGACCCGCAAGGTCGGCAAGTACCTCAAGCGCATTCCCTTCGAGAGTACGACCCGGGAGGACTCCCTGAGAACCATCGTCAAGTGGGTCCAGCAGGAGGTCAAGACCGTCGAGACGGCCAACGTGCAGCACAAGCTTTCGCAGATGCTGAGCATGCACAAGGCACTGTCCTTCCAGAAAGTCGCCATTGCCGTGCATCTCTGCCGGGCCGCCGGGTATCAGGCGGACCTGTCCGTGCTCTCGGATTGTCCACCCGCGATGTACGCTCCAGGATCGTACCGGCCGTCCTCCGAGAGACTGTTCGCGCTGCTGGTTCGCTGCGAAGGGGAGAGCTTCGTCGCTCTGCCGCAGATCAGCACGGCGGGGCTGTCGGCCATCCCCTCGGACATGGCCGGAAAGGTCGCGTGGAACTTCGGGACTCCCGACACGCTGACGATGGGCTGTGAGGCGGCCGATGATGCGCTCTTCGAGCGCCGCATCGACGTGGATCTGCGCCTGGACGGCCGCCTTGACATCGTCGAGACCCATGTGCTCCACGGGCTGGCCGCCTGGTCGCTCAGAGAGAGCATCAAGACTCTTGTCCCCAAGGAACGGATCAAGACGATCTGGGTCTCCAGGGACGCCCATGACGCCGAGCGCAATGAAGATCTGGCCGGGGTGGAAGAGCAGATCCAGGACCTGCTGCGTGACATGGTGCGCTTCGATGTCTCCCGCATCCGGGATTTCACGGGATACGTGGATGGGCGTGAAGACTGGTACGAGCCTCTGGAGCTGCGCATGGAGTACACGGTGGACGGCATGGTCGAGATCCTGCCCGATGAAGCCCTGTTCACCGTCAAGGGACTGTTCGCTCCCGACCGGAAATCCGTGGTCTATCTGGACACCAATGATCGGAAGCTGCCCCTGCACGTGGACGAGGACCAGTGGAACAAGCTGGACGTGACGATCCGCTATCCGGTGTCCTGGCAGCCGGACATGGAGCCCTTTGCCGACTTCACCCTTGAGAACGACTTCGGCAGACTTTCCGCGCAGTACACCAACGTGCCCGGACGTTTCGAGCTGCATCAGGAGCAGCGACTGAATCACATCTCGCGGCCGGCGACGGAGTACGGGGAGTTTCTCAAGGTCAAGTTGCGCGGGTCCGATCTGAAGGTGCCCGCCATGACCTTCCTGATCGACTGATCACGTTCTTCAATGTGTGGCATCCGCTGCACGGGCATCGCCGTCGGGTCCAGTCCGGATCCGGCGGCGATGCCGCTCAGGGACGGACACCCACGATCGGCAGTCCAATCGACCCAGCCCATTCGGATGGCTGGCGGGGGAGGCGAAGACTGCGGCATGTGAGCGTTCGCTCGACACATCTGCGTCCCGGGCCGTCGCGAAACGAAGGCTTGCATCGCGCGGGCTGGTTCGCCAGCTTCGGTCCCGGCGATACCACCCCACTGCACACAGTCATTGATAATTGTCCAGGAGAATCCATGATCAAGCCAATCGCGCTGATGGTGTTCTGCGCCCTGCCTCTGCTGTCCGCCAGAGCCATGGTCGGCAGCGGAGTCGACATGCCCACCTCGACCCTGGTTCGAAGCGAAACCGTGACCTACGTCTGCGACGGCGACACTCTTGAAGGCACTCTGGCCTGGAACCCAACGCTGGACACGAAGCTGCCCGTGGTGCTGGTGGTTCACGAATGGTGGGGCAACAACGCCTACAGCCAGCGCCGGGCCGAAATGCTGGCCGAGGCGGGCTACATGGCTCTGGCCGTGGACATGTACGGCAAGGGCCGACGGGCCGAAGAGCCGGGTGGCGCCATGGCCCTGGCCAGCGATGCCTACTCCGATCCGGCGCGCCTGCAAGCCCGATTCGAAGCGGCGCGCAGGCTCACCTTCTCGCGCCCTGAGGCGGATACCACCCGGGTTGCGGCCATTGGATACTGCTTCGGCGGAGGAGTCCTGCTGGGGCTGGCCCGCGCGGGCGTGGAGCTGGATGCCCTGGCCAGTTTCCATGGCTCACTGGGCACGAAGACCCCCGCGAGCAAGGGCAGCATCAAGCCCGCCTTGCTGGTGCTGAATGGCGAGGCCGATCCCTTCGTACCTGCCGAGGAAGTGGCGGCATTCCGGGCGGAAATGGACGCGGCGGATGCCCGCTTGACCTATGTGGGCTACCCCGGCGCGACTCACGCATTCACCAATCCTGCGTCCACGGAAACGGGCAAGCGCTTCGAGATGCCCGTTGAATACAACGAAGCCGCCGACTCGGACAGCTGGACGAAACTGCTGGACTTCCTGGCGACCGAGCTGAAGTAAGGGCTTTGCTGGAACTGGACTCAACAGGAAACCCCCGGCTCTCGCGAACCGGGGGTTTCTGCGTTCGGATCGGATGCGAGCGTCACACGCCCTTGCGGCTGCAGAGGCTGGCTTTCAGGAAATCGCGATTGAGCAGCGCGATGTTGGAGATCTTGATCTCCTTGGGGCAGGCCGCTTCGCAGTCGTAGGTGTTGGTGCAGTTGCCAAAGCCCAGCTTGTCCATGGTGGACACCATCGACAGCGCGCGGCGGTCGCGTTCCGCCTGACCCTGGGGCAGGTGGGCCAGATGGCTGATCTTGGCGCTCACGAAAAGCATCGCGCTGGCGTTCTTGCAGCTGGCCACGCAGGCGCCGCAGCCGATGCAGGCCGCCGCGTCCATGGCCGCGTCGGCATTCTCCTTGGGCACCGGAATCGCGTTGCCGTCGGGAGCACCGCCCGTGTTCACGCTCACGAAACCACCGGCCTCGATGATGCGGTCGAATGCGGCACGATCCACAATGAGGTCGCGCACGATCGGAAAGGCCCGGGCGCGCCAGGGTTCGATCACGATCGTGTCACCGTCCTTGAAATGGCGCATGTGCAGTTGGCACACGGTCGTGCCCTCTTCGGGGCCATGGGCCTCGCCATTGATCATCAGCGAGCACATGCCGCAGATGCCTTCGCGGCAGTCGTGGTCAAAGGCCACCGGCTCGCGGCCTTCCAGTTCCAGCTTGTCGTTCAGCACATCCAGCATCTCAAGGAAGGACATGTGCGTACTGACGCCGTCCAGTTCGTAGGTCTCCAGACTGCCCCGGACCGAAGGTCCCGCCTGGCGCCAGATCTTCAGTGTCAGTTTCACTTGTAGCTCCTTTGCGAGGGTTTGCAGTGCTCGAAGGTCAGCTCTTCGCGGTGACGCACCGGAGTGTTGTTCTCGCCCTTGTACTCCCACACGGCCGTGTGGCTGAAGTTGGCGTCGTCGCGCATCGCTTCGCCTTCGGGCGTCTGGCTTTCTTCACGGAAGTGACCGCCGCAGGACTCGGGGCGCTCGAGCGCATCGCGGGCCATCAACTCGGCGAACTCGTAGAAATCGGCCACGCGACCGGCCCGCTCCAGGTTCTGATTCAGGCCCTCGCCCGTGCCCACCACGGTCACGTCCTTCCAGAAACGCTCGCGCGCCTCGGGGATCCATGACAGCAGCGACTTAAGCCCCTTCTCATTGCGGCCCATGCCGCAGTTGTCCCACATCTGGCGACCCAGTTCGCGGTGCAGATCGTCCACCGTGCGCTTGCCCCTGGCACCCAGCAGGCGCGAGGTGCGCTCGGCGACCATGCGCTGGCTCTCGACGGCCTCGGCACAGGTGGCATCCAGTCCGTCGGGCTTGTGTCCGGCCAGGTAGTTGCCGATGGTGTAGGGAATCACGAAGTAGCCATCGGCCAGCCCCTGCATCAGGGCGCTGGCTCCCAGCCGGTTGGCGCCGTGGTCGCTGAAGTTGGCCTCGCCCAGCACGAACAGGCCGGGAATCGTGCTCTGCAAGTTGTAGTCCACCCAGAGCCCGCCCATGGTGTAGTGCACGGCGGGGTAGATGCGCATCGGCACGGAGTAGGGGTCTTCGTCGGTGATCTTCTCGTACATCTGGAAGAGGTTGCCGTAGCGTTCCTCGATCACATGCTTGCCCAGTCGCTGGATCGCATCGCCAAAGTCCAGGTACACGGCCAGCCCGCTGGGACCCACGCCGTAACCTTCGTCACACATGCGCTTGGCGGCGCGGCTGGCCACGTCACGGGGGACCAGATTGCCGAAGCTGGGGTAGATCCGCTCCAGGTAGTAGTCGCGTTCGCTCTCGGGAATGTCGGCCGCACGGCGCTTGTCGCCCTTGGCCTTGGGCACCCAGACACGCCCGTCGTTGCGCAGGGACTCGCTCATCAGGGTGAGCTTGCTCTGGTAGTCGCCCGACACGGGAATGCAGGTGGGATGGATCTGGGTGAAACACGGATTGGCGAAGGCCGCGCCGCGCTTGTGGGCCCGCCAGGCGGCGGTCACGTTGCAGCCCTTGGCGTTGGTGCTGAGGAAGAACACGTTGCCGTAGCCGCCGGTGGCCAGGCAGACCGCGTCGGCCATGTGCGAGGAGACCTTGCCGCTGACCATGTCACGCACGGTGATGCCACGGGCCACGCCGTTGTGCACGACCAGGTCCAGCATTTCCGTGCGCGGATACATCTTGACCTTGCCCGCGCCGATCTGGCGGGCAAGAGCCTGGTAGGCTCCCAGCAGCAGCTGCTGGCCGGTCTGGCCACGGGCGTAGAAGGTGCGCGAGACCTGGGCGCCGCCGAAACTGCGGTTGTCCAGCACGCCACCGTACTCACGCGCGAAGGGCACGCCCTGGGCCACGCACTGGTCGATGATCTGCACGCTGATCTGGGCCAGGCGGTA
Coding sequences within it:
- a CDS encoding PorV/PorQ family protein, whose product is MRYSFPVVTGVMLPLLLAGPALAGITRVGTTAAPFLTIGLGSRALGMGGAYTGVAMDASCLYWNPGAAAVLEKSEALLVQTQYLADTDLNFFGLVTPAGERSSVGLSMTYLDYGELEVTTVEEPEGTGEFFRSSDLALGLTYSTRFTDRFSIGFTGKFVQQKIWHESASSVAFDVGTRFRTDFHNLVLGMGIYNVGMDMEMGGTDLLLGHDLDPNQGGDNPAVPVNLDLYAWPLPITFRMGASMYLIENPEHSLLVAADASHPVDNSESISVGGEYGYKNRFFLRGGWHNLFLTDLEGGLTLGGGLELPVFSAGTLCVDGAWEEFGRLGEVVKYSLRFKW
- a CDS encoding T9SS type A sorting domain-containing protein, whose protein sequence is MNKWIGVSLLACAASAWATQTITFQVNMSVQEALGNFVPGSDNVVVRGSFNGWGGTDPTLSPIGDGVYSGTYDLDDALIGETVTYKFVNAATSGDVWESIEDRSFVVGDTGAQTVDGGYFDNLDTVPALLDAEITFLVNMEIMIDNGSFVPASDLIVIRGNNDGIGNWGGAVALNEVGGNPGHYFLQVQFDQVSAETPVEYKFVILTDGDENLARWESVANRTAQPTEAWPDEDQNGYHEYVTEEAFFDNVTWDDILSQNVDVTFNVDLNMVDTWFTEHPGETNQGITGWDAINYVAICGPWNNWPWDLVPPQYQFANAGGTLFSGTVTFTSGSARSITYKYGINGSDNESGFQADWVTVIDDTNPTFTINNEFGSLGDLWGTTAVNPASQPRTFELGEAYPNPFNPSTVIEFSLVRPAVVELTVFNMMGQAVATLASGMHQAGNHTTSFDAAGLSSGVYFYTLKANGMSETRKVLLVK
- a CDS encoding transglutaminase domain-containing protein: MLCLPAVRAETPDRLEVSIANRIELSVSRDRQGELFWHETRRQDLRIHTRAVIRDLAEARRFYIFDDENAPFDKVRGNRNGRSLGVPVLKMTGPRPDAFMGSWTWYVLDWEQALKNFRPGDFFRTDTERSCRDFSQFPSYLVDGADSLEAFELRLTVPEDLNASFEWNSSWRDVRTSIEKGSDGEQIFRVTPMRTPEPLALHDDNDLVARLVIHLSLADSSLVPEGPVGFTRWYGNLTTLEPRLDQPFPPDLSTELESAETDRARLLMMTRWVARNIRYVSDTREMRGLVSASPDETLTSRFGDCKAKSTLLCAMSDRYSIPLHMALVNTDDRHMQGCRAGDFNHMIVAWHNGDDWEFGDPTDRGLDFGVPNPDLHAHPVLVLQPDNPTIVYIDAEAELPQLELSLVARRDSLARSEARLILRGSLASRGREYARDRKDLDLSNWLATLVGGYCPSVALRDIRIEDDRSPDLICVARADMGSMLVKGRRGDYLPRFPLTGFSLKAKDRIGDGEALHLSYPLHLKLQLALAAPGLTPAADSLDLGDPRGASYTARVICAEDTARMECYLRLRAGTQEGQDRVWVEDLIRAMNDERNNYFRLSSLDSDSQE
- a CDS encoding dienelactone hydrolase family protein; protein product: MIKPIALMVFCALPLLSARAMVGSGVDMPTSTLVRSETVTYVCDGDTLEGTLAWNPTLDTKLPVVLVVHEWWGNNAYSQRRAEMLAEAGYMALAVDMYGKGRRAEEPGGAMALASDAYSDPARLQARFEAARRLTFSRPEADTTRVAAIGYCFGGGVLLGLARAGVELDALASFHGSLGTKTPASKGSIKPALLVLNGEADPFVPAEEVAAFRAEMDAADARLTYVGYPGATHAFTNPASTETGKRFEMPVEYNEAADSDSWTKLLDFLATELK
- a CDS encoding succinate dehydrogenase/fumarate reductase iron-sulfur subunit, whose protein sequence is MKLTLKIWRQAGPSVRGSLETYELDGVSTHMSFLEMLDVLNDKLELEGREPVAFDHDCREGICGMCSLMINGEAHGPEEGTTVCQLHMRHFKDGDTIVIEPWRARAFPIVRDLIVDRAAFDRIIEAGGFVSVNTGGAPDGNAIPVPKENADAAMDAAACIGCGACVASCKNASAMLFVSAKISHLAHLPQGQAERDRRALSMVSTMDKLGFGNCTNTYDCEAACPKEIKISNIALLNRDFLKASLCSRKGV
- a CDS encoding fumarate reductase/succinate dehydrogenase flavoprotein subunit; protein product: MNLESRIPGGDLRDKWDRHRFEMKLVNPANKRKYTVIVVGSGLAGGAAAATLAELGYNVQCFCYQDSPRRAHSIAAQGGINAAKNYQGDGDSIYRLFYDTVKGGDYRAREANVYRLAQISVQIIDQCVAQGVPFAREYGGVLDNRSFGGAQVSRTFYARGQTGQQLLLGAYQALARQIGAGKVKMYPRTEMLDLVVHNGVARGITVRDMVSGKVSSHMADAVCLATGGYGNVFFLSTNAKGCNVTAAWRAHKRGAAFANPCFTQIHPTCIPVSGDYQSKLTLMSESLRNDGRVWVPKAKGDKRRAADIPESERDYYLERIYPSFGNLVPRDVASRAAKRMCDEGYGVGPSGLAVYLDFGDAIQRLGKHVIEERYGNLFQMYEKITDEDPYSVPMRIYPAVHYTMGGLWVDYNLQSTIPGLFVLGEANFSDHGANRLGASALMQGLADGYFVIPYTIGNYLAGHKPDGLDATCAEAVESQRMVAERTSRLLGARGKRTVDDLHRELGRQMWDNCGMGRNEKGLKSLLSWIPEARERFWKDVTVVGTGEGLNQNLERAGRVADFYEFAELMARDALERPESCGGHFREESQTPEGEAMRDDANFSHTAVWEYKGENNTPVRHREELTFEHCKPSQRSYK